A window of the Oscillospiraceae bacterium NTUH-002-81 genome harbors these coding sequences:
- a CDS encoding 2-oxoacid:acceptor oxidoreductase family protein encodes MKDMTEIRWHGRGGQGAKTACLLLADAAFTAGKYVQGFPEYGPERMGAPITAYNRISEERCSIHSNIYEPDYVVVVDETLLESVDVTKGLNPEGAIVINSERSAAELRPMLRGYEGRVYTIDARKVSEECLGKYFPNTPMLAAIVEVSRVLEPEQFIADMEASFRHKFATKPQVVEGNMQCLKRAMKEVRA; translated from the coding sequence ATGAAAGATATGACAGAGATCCGCTGGCATGGCCGGGGCGGACAGGGTGCCAAGACGGCATGTCTGCTGCTGGCAGATGCGGCATTTACTGCCGGAAAATATGTACAGGGCTTTCCCGAATACGGCCCGGAGCGTATGGGTGCGCCGATCACGGCTTACAATCGGATCAGTGAGGAGCGCTGTTCCATCCATTCCAACATTTATGAGCCGGATTACGTGGTGGTCGTGGACGAGACGCTGCTGGAATCGGTGGACGTGACGAAGGGACTGAACCCGGAGGGGGCCATCGTCATCAATTCCGAGCGCAGCGCGGCGGAACTGCGGCCCATGCTGCGAGGCTATGAGGGAAGGGTCTATACCATTGATGCGAGAAAGGTTTCTGAGGAATGTCTTGGAAAATATTTCCCCAACACGCCTATGCTGGCGGCTATCGTGGAAGTGAGCCGGGTGCTGGAGCCGGAGCAGTTTATCGCTGATATGGAAGCATCTTTCCGGCACAAATTTGCGACGAAACCACAGGTGGTGGAAGGAAATATGCAGTGCCTGAAGCGGGCAATGAAGGAGGTACGGGCGTAA
- a CDS encoding precorrin-6B methylase yields the protein MDNRLFGNTHILTWLQYYADNTQVDLEKVKILDITRRNKNLIPTVESNDAVLVFTEAGHPDIFYRMWDVGLGECDVWYNVGSEPEGPICHNKVKEMIDRGINASAAMLILNPNARSTYKIGMRNSSFSKGSIHYVGSEIRSVILNKMHVSYGDNVCIISGESIAVEAAILASEGNIIAVEYNQNDRRTMEENIHQFGLNNITIIDHVTDETVKDLPVPTLTFLVASASMEQEIQCMLRLNPHMEFVVYTLDFRCAASLPALFEQYGIGETEVIQVSVSKLTSRNTFQTEPAPWIVSGHA from the coding sequence ATGGATAACCGTTTGTTTGGCAATACACATATTTTAACATGGCTTCAATATTACGCGGATAATACGCAGGTGGATCTGGAGAAGGTGAAGATCCTGGATATCACCCGCAGGAATAAGAATCTGATTCCGACGGTGGAATCCAATGACGCAGTGCTTGTGTTCACGGAGGCAGGCCACCCGGATATTTTTTACCGGATGTGGGATGTGGGCCTCGGTGAGTGTGACGTGTGGTACAATGTGGGATCTGAGCCGGAGGGCCCGATCTGTCACAACAAAGTAAAAGAGATGATCGACCGGGGCATCAACGCGTCAGCGGCAATGCTGATCCTGAATCCCAATGCGCGCAGCACATACAAGATCGGCATGCGCAACAGCAGCTTTTCCAAGGGCTCGATTCATTATGTGGGCAGCGAGATCCGTTCTGTGATCCTGAATAAGATGCACGTTTCTTACGGGGATAATGTCTGTATCATCAGCGGGGAGAGTATCGCGGTGGAGGCTGCGATTCTGGCCAGCGAGGGAAATATCATTGCGGTGGAGTACAACCAGAATGACCGCAGGACGATGGAGGAGAATATCCATCAGTTTGGCTTGAACAACATTACGATCATTGATCATGTGACCGATGAGACAGTGAAGGATCTGCCGGTGCCGACGCTGACCTTCTTGGTGGCGTCTGCCAGCATGGAGCAGGAGATCCAGTGCATGCTTCGGCTGAACCCGCATATGGAGTTTGTGGTATACACGCTGGATTTCCGGTGTGCCGCCTCTCTTCCGGCACTGTTTGAACAGTACGGCATCGGAGAGACCGAGGTGATTCAGGTATCGGTGTCCAAGCTGACGTCCAGAAATACGTTCCAGACAGAACCGGCACCGTGGATCGTGTCCGGGCATGCCTGA
- a CDS encoding Rpn family recombination-promoting nuclease/putative transposase, with product MEENFELLEGYQFNLSDFALFLSVMKDPRAYRCVLSVFMDEPDIELQDVKVEQVVLNKSGKRAIRLDAWAKSVDNRQFNMEMQNDVRQDDLRKRSRFYQGMLDTPILKSGKETRYRMLPSTVIIFITQEDIFGRDRAKYTFTEQCEEVPDLKLDDGTKKIFFNMESKNGAPELISMLSYMKDTRLNNPDILVKDKRIVELNDIVEEVKDSEEWEAVKMNILEIGIEKGMQQGAEKKMLELVEKKLKKGQTISQIADALEESEEKIQEIADSIQKDKSPL from the coding sequence ATGGAAGAAAATTTCGAATTATTAGAGGGCTATCAGTTTAACCTAAGCGATTTCGCCTTGTTTTTGTCGGTGATGAAAGATCCGCGGGCATATCGCTGCGTGTTAAGTGTGTTTATGGACGAGCCGGACATTGAGCTGCAGGATGTGAAGGTGGAGCAGGTGGTGTTGAATAAAAGCGGAAAGCGTGCCATTCGGCTGGATGCCTGGGCGAAGTCCGTGGATAATCGTCAGTTCAACATGGAAATGCAAAACGATGTCAGACAGGATGATCTGCGGAAGCGTTCGCGTTTTTACCAGGGAATGCTGGACACGCCGATCCTGAAATCCGGAAAAGAGACTCGTTATCGGATGCTGCCATCCACCGTGATCATCTTTATCACGCAGGAAGATATTTTTGGAAGAGATCGGGCGAAATATACGTTTACAGAGCAGTGTGAAGAGGTACCGGATTTAAAACTGGATGACGGGACAAAGAAAATATTTTTTAATATGGAGAGCAAAAATGGCGCACCGGAGCTGATAAGTATGTTATCATATATGAAAGATACAAGGCTGAATAATCCGGATATTTTGGTAAAAGATAAACGGATCGTGGAACTGAATGATATTGTGGAAGAAGTAAAGGATTCAGAAGAATGGGAGGCTGTGAAGATGAACATTCTGGAAATTGGCATTGAAAAAGGAATGCAGCAGGGCGCCGAGAAAAAGATGCTTGAACTGGTGGAGAAAAAGCTGAAAAAAGGACAGACGATCTCGCAGATCGCGGATGCACTGGAAGAAAGCGAGGAGAAGATACAGGAAATTGCGGATTCGATTCAGAAGGACAAATCCCCGCTGTAA